CTTCTTATTCAgacaacatgacacaaacacatctttcTCCTCGGCTGGGCATGTAACGTGACACTATAGATAGTGTTACAGAGAAACAAGAGTGTGTGATAAAAGAGCGTGTGACTTAAACAAGGTCAAATGGTGGGACACTGCATTTGATCTAATCCAAGCAAGTTTCTGCTTTTGAGGATGTCAGTAACCCTTGGACTGTTGCATTTTGAGCAAGCATCTGGTCTGGCCTGTTTTGGTTGGTCTTATCTTTGACATCTTAACAGTCCGTTGTGTAGTAGGCCATTATTCATAGAGTAGACAGATCTGAAAACAGATCagtcatctgctgctgctgcatctcagGATATGCGGCCCAACAATTTATCACGAGTGATTTCCCAAAAACGTGAAATGTTATCGACTCTTATGAAAGAGTCACATGTCAGTTGTGCCCTGTTTTCATAATCAAATAACCTCataaagatatttaatttataatcaCATGAGTGAAAATGAGCCTGCAGGCCTGAAAAAGCTGGAAGCAAGGAAGGTTTGATGGTttgcttttcactttttttttttacaaactaaCTTTAATATTTGTACAGTGATCACAGTTTCAGAATATGTAAGCAAGCATCTAAGCACCGGAGGAATATATTGTTACACCCAAGGAACACATCTGGCTATTTGTTTGTAACTGATTCAGAATAGCTGATAGATAAATTCATATTGAGAAATGATGTCTGagactttttaaattgaatattaTCATTTATTGTGGACAATTTGTTCTAAATTTACTACTTTTACTATTAATATGTGCTTGTAATTTTGACACGTTttcatattgcatttttttttactacattaGAAAAAACAGTCTGTCCTATAAGTTGCACTCAGCTCTGTTAGAACCATATTTTGTTGCCTGATAACCACTTCCTGTTATTCTCCTTTCTCAGGTTCTGATTTGTCGGAACTACAAAGGCGATGTGAACATGGCAGAGATTGACCACTTCATGCCTTTACTTATGCAGCATGAGGAGGAAGGGCTCCTCTGTCCTGTAATGTCGCATGGCAGTGTTCACTTCATGTGGATCAAACACAGCAACCTCTACCGTATCCTTGTACTGATTAAAGTTCTTTGctgtaaatgaaaactaaaactaaaatgaaaaacttacGGTTCTTGTTTGAGGAGTCTCCTGTAAGTtcactttacatttaaacacagcacttcataatgataaaataagtaTACTTACTTACATACTTACTAATGTATGAGACATGAAGCATGAATAATGCAAGCTTTATCACAAATTCCTGCTCCCCATGCTCAAATTATCAAGTATTGATGGATTTATGCAATTAGTTCATGCCATCATCACATCTTAATACATTTACAGATATACATACGTTTACTCAACAACAACCATGTAATTGCAGATGCATGTTACATAAATTAAGGAACTTTTTAAAAGAGGAATTTGTTATCAGATGGCAACATCTACACTTATTTAATATATCTTTATGTACAATGTCcatcattaattaaaatgtaggGAAGTGATTTTAACATAAGTAATAACAATGAGTGTTTAGAAAAATCTTTGACCTGATGACTGCACAGTTGTGGCCACCTCAAATAAGAACTCCAACGCCTCCCTTGTTTACTCATTTCTCTACAAACTGGTTGAGGTGAGTGACATATGCAAATACAGACAGTGGTGTATCATTTGAGTGCTTTTAAATAATTGTTGTCTATCCGGTTTCAAAGTAGAATTTTTTGAAGGAACTGGAAAAGACCACGATTATCTAGAGTCAAAGCTATCAGTTGCCCATACCCCCCTCAGATACAGATACGGTCTCTGTTGTTGCAATGCAGGTTTTCACAGAGTACttcaaagagctggaggaggagagcatACAGGataattttgttgttgtctATGAGCTGTTGGATGAGCTGATGGATTTTGGATTCCCTCAGACCACCGACAGCAAGATCCTTCAGGAGTGAGACTTCTCATTAGATGCACTTATAGTCATATAAATGTTGTGtatgctgatttatttaaagtaaattcCACTGTTGTGTGATGGCAGGTTGTCTAATCTTTCGCAGATACATTACTCAGGAAGGTGCTAAGCTTGAGGTGGCAAAGTCCAAGGTGCCAACTACTGTCACCAACGCTGTCTCCTGGCGGTCAGAGGGTATCAAATACAAAAAGAATGAGGTCTTCATTGATGTCATTGAGTCCATTAATGTACtggtaagaaaaaaacagactgctTTAACCTTAAACAGCTCAGCCATTACTACTGTACTACTCTTATTAAAGACATCTTCCTTGGCGTTAGCATTGTTGAAAATGGGAAGATTGACAGGGAGCACTGGGTTTCCTGAAGGGCGTTTTTGAAGCTGATGACAATGCTCAACTCCTAAACTCCTAAGCTAAATAGGACAACTGATGCCTAGGCAGATGGCTAGCCATCTCTAGTAATACCCACCACTTAAACATTTATCCCCTTACAGCAATTGCAAATGGATAAGTTGGCTATGGAGACCAAAACGGTTTCTAAATTAGGCTGTAAACATagtttattcagttattttaaagtgtttttgacATAATAGTAGTGAGGTATCCGGATGCATTTATTGTCCTTGAATGCAGTTTGTCTACAATGATAATGATAATCCATTGTGTAATTTCATCGTCCACCATCTGATAAATACACTGGCAATGTGTAATATATGTCCATAAATTACACAGTGGATTGCATAGTCCAGAGCCTCAAACATTTAGCTTGAATGTGGcattttgcagaaatgtttaGGTGTACATTTGTGCCATTTGTTTAGGTGAATGCCAACGGAAGTGTGATGAGCAGTGATATTGTGGGCAGCATCAAGCTGAAGACCATGCTGTCAGGGATGCCTGAACTGCGCCTTGGCCTCAATGATCGAGTGCTTTTTGCCCTCACTGGACGTATGTATGGTTCTTCTGTCTAACCATGTCACTAGTTGCTTTATTCTCATTTAAAGTGCACTGATCCCCCtgatggaaatgtttttaaGGCGACAAAGGAAAGACAGTGGTGATGGAGGATGTGAAGTTCCATCAGTGTGTCCGTCTCTCACGCTTTGAGAGCGATCGTACAATCTCCTTCATTCCTCCAGACGGGGAGTCTGAACTCATGTCCTACCGCATCAATACACATGTAAAGTCTGATTCATTACCTTCTTTTCATTGTAAAGTTGGTAAAATGAACAGGTTTAATGCCTTAAACAGgttattttcaaatgaaaatattagcTACAAAATTACTTACAGAAATTGGGAAAATCCAGTTATAAACTTTAATGGAAGTACTTCTTTACATTGTTCTACACTCCAAATCATTGTTATCCTTTATATGTTACAGGTGAAACCTTTGATATGGATTGAATCAGTCATAGAGAAATTCTCTCACAGTAGAGTGGAAATCATGGTTAAGGTAATGTACTAATCTGTTTTTCAAAAACGTCAAAGAAATTGTAGAATTACTGATTCTCGGTCTTGTGCCTACAGTTTTAGTTTGAGTTATCAACAGTGATACCCATACACCGTATTGTGCTCAATGTTTAGGCAAAGGGTCAGTTTAAAAAACAGTCTGTGGCAAATAACGTGGAAGTGAGGGTCCCTGTCCCCAGTGATGCTGACTCACCCAAGTTCAAAACCAGCACAGGCCACGCCAAATATGTTCCAGAGAAGAACCTGGTGGTGTGGACCATTAAGTCTTTCCCAGTAAGAAACAAACATCTTTCTTCTACAGACTTGGGTCTGTATTACTTAAAGACATTGGACTGTTTGATGCATTTGTCTCTGCTTGCATTATCTATTGTAGGGAGGTAAAGAGTTTCTCATGAGAGCTCACTTTGGTTTGCCCAGCGTGGAGAATGATGAGATTGAGGGCAAACCTCCCATTACAGTCAAATTTGAAATCCCTTACTTCACAGTCTCAGGAATACAGGTATGTATATCAACCTGGATTGTAAGTCCGTCATGGGATAgcattttttgtttacattgtttattAGTTCTGTTATTTAAGAACATTACAGTTCTGCTTAGGACATTCAGAATTTACAGCCTGTGGGTAGTCACATCTGGTCCTATAATTGCTGATATGCTCAAACTGGATTTAATTAGATTGGATGATGCACAATTAgtgcaaaaacagttttttgtctCAACAAGTTGTCCCTGTCCTACTCAACTTCACCAGGTGAGGTATATGAAGATCATAGAAAAAAGTGGTTACCAGGCGTTACCCTGGGTCCGCTACATCACACAGAGCGGAGGTACCTTTTCTAGAAGACTTTAATTGTACTGTTTAACGAAGTGATCACATACCCGGGTAtcacatttaacttttaattcctctgttttgtctttagATTACCAGCTAAGGACCAATGTGTGAAGCTTGAGGGggtatttaagtgtttttccTCGCTCCCAGGACTTACAGAGGAAAATAACTGATCACTTTAAGTGGACTGAAAGGATGTCTTTAAAATTTCATTTGCCCTATGTAATattaatgatttgttttattaagtctgcgtgcaacatgaTTTTAATGCTTCTACAAATGATTGAAATGTTTGATCAAACTATTACcttaaaacacttaaacaccAGCAGgagtctctgtgtttttcttgtgcccctttgttttcctcctgaGTTTGCAGCGCCATATATGGGGAGATTTTGCCACGATATGTTGTGCAATCACAGTCGCTAAATTCCgccaaaaactaaaatgttacACCCGCCTTTTTCCACACTTGTCTATGGAGAAACACAACCAAAGGTCACAAATGTGAATGAATTGCCTTTGAAGACATCAACGTATACAAATCGCCCGCTTTCTTCACTGCGTGCGCTGATTGGTCAGCGGTCCCTGTTACCACAGCGATAACGTAGTAACAGAGTGGTAACACCGCCTCTTTTACCATATATGGAGGAGCAACACCCTCCGGGCGACCTGTGATTGGTCAGCGTGTGTTCTCTCCAATGTTTGTAAATTGTAGTCTGGATACGCCGCTGTAAAGATCTCAGCGCGCAAATGTATTTTGTCATGTTGACAAACGCTGCTCgtttggatttaatttaaaagtggCCGGTAAGCACAAACAGCAGGGGAGTAAAAGTCGGCGACGCTTTGAATCTTAACGAACAGAACAAGGTACGTTGGGGCGCGCTGCGGCTCTTGTTTTTGTGACGTTAGCCGTTAGCCTGGAAGCTAATTGTTTGTAACATTCAGTCGACGTGACTCACCCGTCccattaaaagaaacatttgcgCGGAGCTATGTTGTTTAACCGTATGCCTTGATAAAATGAGTCGGTGTAACAGTACGCTGGCGGTGAGATAACATGGCGTCCGCGGGGAAATAGAGCTTACGTTGGCCGGATGCTGTAGTAACGTTAGTTAGCTTGGCCGACGACTGCCTTCTTCTCTGTTTGTCATATTTGTG
The nucleotide sequence above comes from Mugil cephalus isolate CIBA_MC_2020 chromosome 2, CIBA_Mcephalus_1.1, whole genome shotgun sequence. Encoded proteins:
- the ap1m2 gene encoding AP-1 complex subunit mu-2 isoform X2 — its product is MSASAIFVLDLKGKVLICRNYKGDVNMAEIDHFMPLLMQHEEEGLLCPVMSHGSVHFMWIKHSNLYLVATSNKNSNASLVYSFLYKLVEVFTEYFKELEEESIQDNFVVVYELLDELMDFGFPQTTDSKILQEYITQEGAKLEVAKSKVPTTVTNAVSWRSEGIKYKKNEVFIDVIESINVLVNANGSVMSSDIVGSIKLKTMLSGMPELRLGLNDRVLFALTGRDKGKTVVMEDVKFHQCVRLSRFESDRTISFIPPDGESELMSYRINTHVKPLIWIESVIEKFSHSRVEIMVKAKGQFKKQSVANNVEVRVPVPSDADSPKFKTSTGHAKYVPEKNLVVWTIKSFPGGKEFLMRAHFGLPSVENDEIEGKPPITVKFEIPYFTVSGIQITS
- the ap1m2 gene encoding AP-1 complex subunit mu-2 isoform X1, with amino-acid sequence MSASAIFVLDLKGKVLICRNYKGDVNMAEIDHFMPLLMQHEEEGLLCPVMSHGSVHFMWIKHSNLYLVATSNKNSNASLVYSFLYKLVEVFTEYFKELEEESIQDNFVVVYELLDELMDFGFPQTTDSKILQEYITQEGAKLEVAKSKVPTTVTNAVSWRSEGIKYKKNEVFIDVIESINVLVNANGSVMSSDIVGSIKLKTMLSGMPELRLGLNDRVLFALTGRDKGKTVVMEDVKFHQCVRLSRFESDRTISFIPPDGESELMSYRINTHVKPLIWIESVIEKFSHSRVEIMVKAKGQFKKQSVANNVEVRVPVPSDADSPKFKTSTGHAKYVPEKNLVVWTIKSFPGGKEFLMRAHFGLPSVENDEIEGKPPITVKFEIPYFTVSGIQVRYMKIIEKSGYQALPWVRYITQSGDYQLRTNV